A region from the Kryptolebias marmoratus isolate JLee-2015 linkage group LG9, ASM164957v2, whole genome shotgun sequence genome encodes:
- the LOC108242344 gene encoding protocadherin beta-15-like — protein sequence MNFKMRMKILGIKRQSLLSFVCSFALCVRITTADLSYSASEEMRPGSIVGNVAKDLGLDVGKFFTRKPRIDTEDSSQHFCDLDPKTGNFIIRERIDREELCGEKVSCMLKFELVLEGPLELHRVSLLIQDINDNSPVFPKDTVKLEIRESAVKGARYRVNEAHDADTGRNAVKQYNLEKNEHFVLSAQEDADGSKNIELVLEKELDRETERELNIALIAVDGGNPLRSGTAIIHVTVLDANDNAPVFGQSVYEASLPENSPLDTVVITVSATDADEGVNGEVTYDFSRISERAKKVFSLNSKTGEIKLIGALDFESKSKYEMRIDAKDGYGLSSDAKIVIDITDINDNAPVIFVKTLMNPVTENVSPGTEVGIINVQDRDSGINGQVRCSIQRNVPFTLVPSVKNYYSVVTTGQLDREIVSDYNITISATDEGSPPLSSSKTVHLSVADINDNPPVFEEQSYSAYVSENNKAGSTLCSVTAQDPDWRQNGTVIYSLLPGEVNGAPMSSYVSVNGDTGVVHAVRSFDYEQFRSFKVHVMARDNGSPPLSSNVSVSVFISDVNDNSPQILYPAPEGSSFMTELVPKAAHGGSLVSKVIAVDADSGQNAWLSYHIVKSTDPGLFTIGLHSGEIRTQRDISESDSMKQNLIVAVKDNGQPPLSATCAMYLLISDNLAEVPELKDISYEENNSKVTSYLIIALVCVSTFFLTFIIIILGVRFCRRRKPRLLFDGAVAIPGAYLPPNYADVDGTGTLRSSYNYDAYLTTGSRTSDFKFVSSYNENTLPADHTLKKSPTEFLEAFGDTDESFQVGTSYVFNVPDHFFFLLFVIEF from the coding sequence ATGAATTTCAAAATGAGGATGAAAATATTGGGCATCAAACGACAATCCTTGCTGAGTTTTGTCTGCAGCTTTGCTCTTTGTGTTCGGATCACCACTGCGGACCTCAGCTATTCCGCTTCGGAGGAGATGAGGCCCGGATCTATTGTTGGAAACGTTGCCAAGGATCTCGGTCTGGATGTAGGAAAATTCTTCACTCGCAAACCTCGAATTGACACTGAGGACAGCTCGCAGCATTTCTGTGATCTCGATCCAAAGACTGGGAATTTCATCATCAGGGAAAGGATCGACAGAGAGGAGCTGTGCGGCGAGAAGGTTTCGTGCATGCTTAAATTTGAATTAGTGCTGGAGGGCCCTTTGGAGCTGCATCGGGTATCTCTGCTTATACAAGACATTAACGATAATTCACCCGTTTTCCCTAAAGATACTGTTAAATTAGAAATACGGGAATCGGCTGTGAAGGGAGCGCGATATCGTGTGAACGAAGCACATGACGCAGACACTGGCCGTAATGCAGTCAAACAAtacaatttagaaaaaaatgaacatttcgtTTTGTCTGCCCAAGAGGATGCTGATGGATCTAAGAACATCGAGCTGGTTTTAGAGAAGGAGCTGGACCGTGAAACGGAACGGGAGTTAAATATCGCTCTAATTGCAGTTGATGGTGGAAATCCACTGAGATCAGGCACAGCTATTATTCACGTTACTGTTTTGGATGCTAATGATAACGCACCTGTGTTTGGTCAGTCTGTTTACGAAGCCAGTTTACCTGAAAATTCGCCTCTTGATACCGTGGTAATAACAGTGAGCGCCACTGATGCAGATGAGGGAGTTAATGGGGAGGTAACGTATGACTTCAGCCGCATCTCAGAAAGAGCTAAAAAGGTTTTCTCACTGAACAGTAAAACAggggaaataaaactgatagGAGCGCTTGATTTCGAGAGTAAATCAAAATACGAAATGCGCATCGATGCTAAAGATGGTTATGGACTTTCATCTGATGCAAAAATAGTTATTGATATTACTGATATTAATGATAACGCGCcagtcatttttgtgaaaaCTCTAATGAACCCAGTGACAGAAAACGTGTCACCAGGTACCGAGGTGGGCATCATTAACGTGCAGGACAGAGACTCGGGTATCAATGGACAGGTGCGCTGCTCTATTCAACGAAACGTTCCGTTTACGTTGGTTCCTTCTGTTAAAAACTATTATTCTGTGGTGACCACAGGACAACTGGACCGTGAAATAGTGTCTGATTACAACATTACAATCAGTGCCACTGACGAGGGTTCTCCACCTCTGTCCTCCTCTAAAACTGTCCACTTATCTGTAGCTGACATCAACGACAACCCACCTGTGTTTGAAGAACAGTCCTACAGCGCATATGTCAGTGAAAATAACAAAGCTGGCTCCACTTTATGTTCCGTTACTGCTCAAGACCCCGACTGGAGACAAAATGGGACAGTAATTTATTCTCTGTTACCTGGCGAGGTGAACGGAGCCCCGATGTCCTCCTATGTGTCTGTTAACGGTGACACCGGGGTGGTCCACGCTGTCAGGTCGTTTGATTATGAACAGTTCAGGAGTTTTAAAGTGCACGTGATGGCCAGAGACAACGGTTCTCCTCCGCTGAGCAGCAATGTGAGCGTCAGTGTGTTCATATCGGATGTGAATGACAACTCTCCTCAGATCCTGTACCCTGCTCCAGAGGGCAGCTCCTTCATGACCGAGCTGGTCCCCAAAGCTGCACACGGAGGCTCTCTGGTGTCCAAAGTGATCGCGGTGGATGCGGACTCTGGACAGAACGCCTGGTTGTCCTATCATATAGTCAAATCCACTGATCCGGGACTTTTCACTATTGGTCTGCACAGCGGAGAGATCAGGACACAGCGGGACATTTCCGAATCTGACAGCATGAAACAGAACCTGATCGTGGCAGTGAAAGATAATGGACAGCCCCCTCTGTCTGCCACCTGTGCCATGTATTTACTGATTTCTGATAACTTAGCTGAGGTTCCAGAACTGAAAGATATTTCTTATGAGGAGAATAACTCCAAGGTGACCTCCTATCTGATCATCGCGCTGGTTTGTGTGTCCACCTTCTTCCTGACCTTCATCATCATAATCCTTGGTGTCAGGTTTTGTCGTAGGAGAAAGCCCAGACTGTTGTTTGATGGAGCAGTTGCCATCCCCGGCGCTTACCTGCCTCCTAATTACGCAGATGTTGACGGCACAGGAACTTTACGCAGCTCTTACAATTATGATGCCTACCTGACAACCGGATCTAGAACCAGTGACTTTAAGTTTGTCTCATCTTACAATGAGAACACGCTGCCTGCTGACCACACTCTGAAGAAAAGTCCAACTGAGTTTCTCGAGGCTTTTGGCGATACTGACGAGTCTTTTCAGGTAGGCACATCATATGTTTTCAACGTTCCtgaccattttttctttttattgtttgttattgaGTTCTGA